The proteins below come from a single Myripristis murdjan chromosome 10, fMyrMur1.1, whole genome shotgun sequence genomic window:
- the LOC115366959 gene encoding protocadherin gamma-A11-like has translation MAALFYVEDTISWRLFFLCVYITELTHGQVRYSIPEEMATGSVVGNIAQDLGLDVKRLKSGRSRIFTEDGSEYIGLNEDKGTLVVNQRIDREELCGQVSPCSLHFQIILENPMELHRIDVEILDINDNAPVFSRKEINFEISESATPGARFSLDSAEDKDVGLNTLQTYKLNPTDYFKLNTLSRPDGSKYVEMVLQTPLDREEGEEHKLMLTAYDSGSPQKSGTVKITVLVLDANDNSPIFSQSVYTATINENASKGTTVLSVSATDKDDGTNGIVTYSFSQSTGSASDLFKIDAFSGAITVDGMLDFEKWKQYELNVEAKDKGGLSDTCKVLIDMTDVNDNAPFISIISFSNPIPEDSAPDTVIAMVNIKDLDSGKNGQVKCFITPDLPFKIKPSSINFYNLVSTEVLDRETISEYNITIIAVDEGSPPFSANKTITLKISDINDNAPLFPQQSFTAFITENNSPGMTVLSVKASDLDSGNNARISYFLEDSQVNGISASGYFSVNAESGEIVAVRSLDYEQIREFQIYVRAQDGGSPPLSSNVSVKILIQDQNDNAPQVLYPVQTGGSLVAEMVPRSAEVGYLVTKVVAVDVDSGQNAWLSYKLQKATDRALFEVGLQNGEIRTIRQVTDKDAVKQRLTVVVEDNGQPSRSAAVNVNVAVADSFPEVLSEFTDFTQDKEYNDNLTFYLVLALAVVSFLFITCLVVIISVKIYRWRREHLFYTSSGNLPVIPYYPPLYPDIGGTGTLKHTVNYEVCGTTNSRKSDIKYTRPFSQSTLSIDHSGTRTKPRQNAVSEDLITEVRSAPLHWHFS, from the coding sequence ATGGCCGCGCTTTTTTATGTTGAAGATACAATTTCATGGCGGCTGTTTTTTCTCTGCGTCTATATCACAGAATTGACGCATGGGCAGGTCCGTTATTCTATACCCGAAGAGATGGCTACGGGCTCCGTTGTCGGAAATATTGCCCAGGACTTGGGCTTGGATGTTAAAAGGCTGAAATCTGGGCGGTCTCGGATATTTACCGAGGATGGCAGTGAATACATTGGTCTGAATGAAGATAAGGGGACGCTGGTAGTTAACCAAAGGATAGACAGAGAAGAGTTGTGCGGACAAGTGTCTCCCTGTTctttgcattttcagattattCTGGAAAATCCAATGGAGCTACATCGAATTGATGTAGAAATATTGGATATAAATGACAATGCTCCTGTATTTTCGCGGAAAGAAATTAATTTTGAGATAAGTGAATCTGCTACTCCCGGTGCTCGTTTCTCCTTAGACAGTGCTGAAGATAAGGATGTTGGACTAAATACACTGCAAACATACAAACTTAATCCTACTGATTATTTTAAACTGAACACCCTCTCTCGCCCCGATGGaagtaaatatgttgaaatggtATTACAAACGCCCCTTGACAGAGAAGAAGGTGAGGAGCATAAGCTAATGTTGACTGCATATGATAGCGGTAGCCCTCAGAAATCTGGTACAGTGAAAATTACCGTTCTTGTCTTAGATGCAAACGATAATTCTCCTATATTTAGTCAGTCCGTGTACACAGCGActataaatgaaaatgcatCTAAGGGTACCACTGTTTTGAGTGTATCTGCAACAGATAAAGACGATGGTACCAATGGGATTGTAACATATTCTTTTTCTCAAAGCACAGGCAGCGCATCAGACCTTTTCAAAATTGATGCATTTTCAGGGGCGATCACAGTGGATGGTATGTTAGATTTTGAGAAATGGAAACAGTATGAGTTAAACGTGGAGGCAAAGGACAAAGGAGGGCTATCAGACACATGCAAGGTGCTAATTGACATGACCGACGTAAATGATAACGCCCCTTTCATTAGCATAATTTCTTTCTCCAATCCTATACCAGAGGATTCGGCTCCAGACACTGTTATTGCAATGGTCAATATCAAAGACTTGGACTCAGGTAAAAATGGCCAAGTTAAGTGTTTCATTACTCCAGATTTGCCTTTCAAAATTAAGCCATCCTCGATTAATTTCTATAATTTGGTGTCTACTGAAGTTTTGGACCGTGAAACTATATCAGAatacaatataacaataattGCTGTGGATGAGGGGTCTCCCCCTTTTTCAGCAAACAAAACGATCACTTTGAAAATATCAGACATTAATGACAATGCCCCCCTGTTCCCACAACAATCTTTCACTGctttcatcactgaaaataactCACCTGGAATGACTGTCCTCTCTGTCAAAGCCAGTGACTTAGACTCTGGGAACAATGCACGCATTTCCTATTTCCTTGAAGATAGTCAGGTGAATGGGATCTCAGCCTCAGGTTATTTTTCAGTGAATGCAGAGAGTGGAGAGATAGTTGCTGTGCGTTCCCTCGATTATGAGCAAATAAGGGAGTTCCAAATTTATGTCAGAGCACAAGATGGAGGCTCTCCTCCACTCAGTAGCAATGTGAGTGTGAAAATACTGATACAGGACCAAAATGACAACGCCCCTCAGGTTCTGTACCCAGTCCAGACTGGTGGCTCTCTGGTGGCTGAAATGGTGCCTCGTTCAGCAGAGGTGGGCTATCTGGTGACCAAAGTTGTGGCTGTTGATGTGGACTCTGGTCAGAATGCCTGGCTCTCCTATAAACTGCAGAAAGCCACAGACAGGGCGCTGTTTGAAGTGGGCTTACAGAATGGGGAAATCAGAACTATCCGCCAGGTCACTGATAAAGATGCTGTGAAACAAAGGCTGACTGTTGTGGTGGAGGACAACGGTCAGCCCTCTCGTTCAGCTGCAGTCAATGTTAATGTGGCGGTGGCGGACAGCTTCCCTGAAGTGCTGTCGGAGTTCACTGACTTTACACAGGACAAGGAGTACAATGACAACCTGACTTTTTACTTGGTCTTGGCTTTGGCTGTGGTTTCCTTTCTGTTCATCACATGCCTGGTGGTTATTATATCAGTGAAAATCTACAGATGGAGACGTGAGCATCTGTTTTACACATCCAGTGGGAATCTTCCTGTAATTCCCTATTACCCACCCCTATACCCTGACATAGGAGGGACAGGCACGTTAAAGCACACAGTAAATTATGAAGTGTGCGGAACCACCAACTCCCGGAAGAGTGATATTAAGTACACCCGTCCGTTCAGTCAGAGCACTTTGAGCATTGACCACAGTGGCACCAGGACAAAGCCAAGGCAAAATGCAGTGTCAGAGGATTTGATCACAGAGGTGAGATCTGCTCCACTCCACTGGCACTTTTCCTAA
- the LOC115366762 gene encoding protocadherin beta-16-like isoform X20, protein MRRQVLLCISVFFLSSIFGQVSYSINEEMSTASIVGNIAQDLGLDVNKLKSRNARIYSGDKREYIELNKDRGLLLIKERIDREGLCAQTTPCSLHFQIILENPIEFYSIIVEIIDVNDNPPTFEKSEIHFRISESAVTGSKFDLERAVDSDVGINGLQNYLLKPTDHFALKLHNQADGSKNVEMILQKPLDREKNEHMSLILTAVDGGEPQMSGTMQILITVLDANDNAPIFTQPVYKATVAENSPKNTVVTTVSASDADYGSNGRITYSIRNTLDDVRHMFEVNEDGDVKLIGNIDYEKARNYQINVRAIDDGGLTDSCKVIVDVMDVNDNKPLIKVMSKSNLVSEDVKSNTVVTIINIQDQDSDENGRVQCVINENIPFSLKSTTNNFYSLVTDSDLDRERASEYNITVTCSDEGVPSLSSSVTLTLQISDVNDNAPVFEKSSYEAYIVENNTPGLSIFTVKARDADWNQNARVSYILEDSSVNGVPVSSYVSVSADSGVIHAVRSFDYEQIKDFHFRVKAQDGGSPPLSSIASVKILIQDQNDNVPQVLYPVQTGGSLVAEIVPRSAEVGYLVTKVVAVDVDSGQNAWLSYKLQKATDRALFEVGLQNGEIRTVRQVTDKDAVKQRLTVVVEDNGQPSRSATVNVNVAVADSFPEVLSEFTDFTQDKEYNDNLTFYLVLALAVVSFLFITCLVVIISVKICRWRQSRILYQSNLPVIPYYPPRYSDTLGTGTLPHVCNYEVCRTTDSRKSDCKFGRAGSQNVLIMDPSSTGTMQRIQSEKSILDEPDSPLEQKPPNNDWRFNQGQRPGPSGPYMPYATHIRWTPKKGTRYQHRNRHCGHFLPLVADQGSFFKLLCRGGVEVGPDQKSADKGRERLKLFR, encoded by the coding sequence ATGAGACGGCAAGTACTATTGTGTATCTCGGTCTTTTTTCTTAGTTCAATATTCGGACAAGTCAGTTATTCCATTAATGAAGAAATGTCAACGGCATCAATAGTCGGAAATATAGCACAGGATTTGGGTTTAGATGTGAATAAACTAAAATCACGTAACGCTCGTATCTATTCGGGTGATAAGAGAGAATACATCGAACTGAATAAAGACAGAGGACTCCTCCTAATTAAAGAGAGAATAGACAGAGAGGGGCTCTGTGCACAGACGACGCCCTGCTCTTTGCACTTTCAAATAATTTTAGAGAATCCTATTGAATTTTACAGCATAATAGTTGAAATCATAGACGTTAATGATAATCCTCCCACTTTTGAGAAAAGCGAAATTCACTTCAGAATAAGCGAGTCTGCGGTCACAGGATCGAAATTTGATTTGGAAAGAGCTGTGGATTCGGACGTTGGAATCAACGGTCTTCAGAACTATTTGCTTAAACCAACCGATCATTTTGCTCTCAAACTGCATAATCAAGCAGACGGGTCAAAGAATGTTGAAATGATTTTACAAAAGCCTCTCgacagggagaaaaatgaaCACATGTCTTTAATTTTGACGGCAGTGGATGGAGGCGAACCACAGATGTCAGGAACGATGCAGATTCTCATCACGGTTTTAGATGCGAATGACAATGCGCCAATTTTTACACAGCCAGTGTACAAAGCTACTGTAGCAGAAAATTCTCCAAAAAATACAGTGGTTACTACGGTTAGCGCCTCTGATGCCGATTATGGATCCAATGGAAGAATAACCTATTCGATCAGGAATACTTTAGATGATGTCAGACATATGTTTGAGGTAAATGAAGATGGCGATGTTAAATTAATTGGAAATATTGACTACGAGAAGGCACGGAATTATCAAATAAATGTACGTGCAATTGATGACGGGGGTCTAACTGACTCTTGCAAAGTGATTGTCGATGTTATGGATGTGAATGATAACAAGCCGCTTATTAAGGTCATGTCTAAATCTAATTTGGTATCAGAAGATGTAAAATCAAACACCGTCGTAACAATAATTAACATTCAAGACCAAGACTCAGATGAAAATGGTAGAGTCCAGTGTGTcataaatgaaaacattccCTTTTCGTTGAAGTCTACAACCAATAATTTCTATAGCCTTGTAACAGACAGTGatttagacagagagagagcctctGAGTACAATATCACAGTGACTTGCTCTGATGAGGGagtcccctccctctccagcagCGTCACTCTCACCTTACAGATCTCAGATGTGAATGACAACGCGCCTGTCTTTGAGAAGAGCTCATATGAGGCCTACATTGTAGAAAACAACACCCCAGGCCTCTCTATATTCACAGTGAAAGCCAGAGACGCTGACTGGAACCAGAATGCCCGTGTCTCTTACATACTGGAGGACTCCTCGGTTAACGGTGTGCCCGTCTCCTCATATGTGTCTGTCAGTGCTGATAGTGGAGTCATCCATGCAGTGCGCTCTTTTGACTACGAGCAGATCAAAGATTTCCATTTTCGCGTCAAAGCGCAGGATGGAGGCTCTCCTCCACTGAGTAGCATTGCGAGTGTGAAAATACTGATCCAGGACCAGAACGACAACGTTCCTCAGGTTCTGTACCCAGTCCAGACTGGTGGCTCTCTGGTGGCTGAAATTGTGCCTCGTTCAGCAGAAGTGGGCTATCTGGTGACCAAAGTGGTGGCTGTTGATGTGGACTCTGGCCAGAATGCCTGGCTCTCCTATAAACTGCAGAAAGCCACAGACAGGGCGCTGTTCGAAGTGGGCTTACAGAATGGGGAAATCAGAACTGTCCGCCAAGTCACTGATAAAGATGCTGTGAAACAAAGGCTGACTGTTGTGGTGGAGGACAACGGCCAGCCCTCTCGTTCAGCTACAGTCAATGTTAACGTTGCGGTGGCGGACAGCTTCCCTGAAGTGCTTTCGGAGTTTACTGACTTTACACAGGACAAGGAGTACAATGACAACCTGACTTTTTACTTGGTCTTGGCTTTGGCTGTGGTTTCCTTTCTGTTCATCACGTGCCTGGTGGTTATTATATCAGTGAAAATCTGCAGGTGGAGACAGTCTCGCATCCTATATCAGTCCAACCTGCCTGTGATTCCATATTATCCCCCACGTTACTCAGACACTTTGGGGACAGGGACTCTCCCACACGTGTGCAATTATGAGGTGTGCAGGACGACTGACTCCAGAAAGAGTGACTGTAAGTTCGGCAGAGCCGGTAGTCAGAACGTCCTGATAATGGATCCCAGTTCAACAGGAACGATGCAGCGGATACAGAGTGAGAAGAGCATCCTGGATGAGCCAGACTCCCCTCTAGAG
- the LOC115366762 gene encoding protocadherin beta-16-like isoform X18, translating into MSEGTMRRQVLLFISVLYLSSVLGQVSYSIPEEMGRGSLVGNIAQDLGLDTTRLKSGKARIFTRDSVEYVDLNKEKGVLLIKHRIDREALCGKSTPCALHFQIILENPMEFYSVTIEITDINDNPPAFETNDVQFNISESAVSGTTFVLERATDLDVGENSLKTYVLKPTNNFNLKINNQVDGSKNVEMVLHASLDREKNEHLSLVLTAVDGGEPQMSGTMQILINVLDANDNAPVFTQPVYKASINENTPLGTAVLTVHATDADDTSNGRIIYSISSKQDYSRGLFEVNKDTGVITLMGHVDYEKLRTFQINIRASDGGGLTGFCKVIVDVVDINDNKPDIHIMSTSTSIPEDAKTNTVVTMINVEDADSSENGKVQCTINDNIPFVMRSSSNSFYSLLTDSDLDRERASEYNITVTCSDEGVPSLSSSVTLTLQISDVNDNAPVFERSSYEAYIVENNTPGLSIFTVKARDADWNQNARVSYILEDSSVNGVPVSSYVSVSADSGVIHAVRSFDYEQIKDFHFRVKAQDGGSPPLSSNVSVKILIQDHNDNAPQVLYPVQTGGSLVAEMVPRSAEVGYLVTKVVAVDVDSGQNAWLSYKLQKATDRALFEVGLQNGEIRTIRQVTDKDAVKQRLTVVVEDNGQPSRSATVIVNVAVADSFPEVLSEFTDFTQDKEYNDNLTFYLVLALAVVSFLFITCLVVIISVKIYRWRQSRILYQSNLPVIPYYPPRYSDTLGTGTLPHVYNYEVCRTTDSRKSDCKFGRAGSQNVLIMDPSSTGTMQRIQSENSILDEPDSPLEQKPPNNDWRFNQGQRPGPSGPYMPYATHIRWTPKKGTRYQHRNRHCGHFLPLVADQGSFFKLLCRGGVEVGPDQKSADKGRERLKLFR; encoded by the coding sequence ATGTCGGAAGGAACAATGAGACGGCAAGTACTGTTGTTTATCTCGGTTCTCTATCTCAGCTCGGTGCTCGGACAGGTCAGTTACTCCATTCCTGAAGAAATGGGGAGAGGTTCTTTAGTCGGTAACATAGCACAGGATTTAGGTTTAGATACGACGAGACTGAAATCTGGCAAAGCTCGGATTTTTACTCGAGACAGTGTCGAATATGTGGAtttgaataaagaaaaaggAGTGCTCCTTATCAAACATAGAATAGACAGAGAGGCGCTGTGCGGAAAGTCGACGCCTTGCGCTTTACATTTCCAGATTATATTAGAGAATCCAATGGAATTTTACAGTGTAACAATAGAGATTACAGACATCAATGACAACCCTCCAGCCTTTGAAACGAACGATGTTCAATTTAATATCAGTGAGTCTGCAGTAAGTGGTACAACGTTCGTGCTAGAGAGGGCGACTGATCTTGACGTAGGCGAGAATAGTTTAAAAACCTACGTCTTGAAACCAACGAATAATTTTAACCTCAAAATTAACAATCAAGTAGATGGTAGTAAAAATGTGGAGATGGTATTGCATGCATCTCTGGATAGAGAGAAAAACGAGCACCTATCACTCGTTTTGACAGCGGTGGATGGAGGCGAGCCTCAGATGTCTGGAACAATGCAAATTCTTATTAACGTTTTAGACGCCAATGACAATGCCCCTGTTTTTACACAGCCTGTTTATAAAGCCTCCATCAATGAAAATACCCCACTAGGAACAGCTGTATTGACGGTTCATGCGACAGATGCTGATGATACCTCTAATGGCAGAATAATTTATTCGATTTCAAGTAAGCAAGATTATTCCCGTGGTTTGTTTGAGGTAAATAAAGACACTGGTGTGATCACGTTAATGGGACACGTTGACTATGAGAAATTACGAACTTTTCAGATAAACATTCGCGCATCAGATGGGGGAGGACTAACCGGTTTTTGTAAAGTTATAGTCGATGTCGTAGATataaatgacaacaaacctGATATTCATATAATGTCTACATCTACATCCATACCGGAAGACGCAAaaaccaatactgttgtaacaATGATAAATGTTGAAGATGCAGATTCGAGTGAAAACGGGAAAGTACAGTGCACGATTAATGACAATATTCCATTTGTAATGAGGTCTTCTTCAAACAGTTTCTACAGCCTTTTGACAGACAGTGatttggacagagagagagcctctGAGTACAATATTACAGTGACTTGCTCTGATGAGGGagtcccctccctctccagcagCGTCACTCTCACCTTACAGATCTCAGATGTGAACGACAACGCGCCTGTCTTTGAGAGGAGCTCTTATGAGGCCTACATTGTAGAAAACAACACACCAGGCCTCTCTATATTCACCGTGAAAGCCAGAGACGCTGACTGGAACCAGAATGCCCGTGTCTCTTACATACTGGAGGACTCCTCGGTTAACGGAGTGCCCGTCTCCTCATATGTGTCTGTCAGTGCTGATAGTGGAGTTATCCATGCAGTTCGCTCTTTTGACTACGAGCAGATCAAAGATTTCCATTTCCGAGTCAAAGCGCAGGATGGAGGCTCTCCTCCACTCAGTAGCAATGTGAGTGTGAAAATACTGATCCAGGACCATAACGACAACGCCCCTCAGGTGCTGTATCCAGTCCAGACTGGTGGCTCTCTGGTGGCTGAAATGGTGCCTCGTTCAGCAGAGGTGGGCTACCTGGTGACTAAAGTGGTGGCTGTTGATGTGGACTCAGGCCAGAATGCCTGGCTCTCCTATAAACTGCAGAAAGCCACAGACAGGGCGCTGTTCGAAGTGGGTTTACAGAATGGGGAAATCAGAACTATCCGCCAAGTCACTGACAAAGATGCTGTGAAACAAAGGCTGACTGTTGTGGTGGAGGACAACGGCCAGCCCTCTCGTTCAGCTACAGTCATTGTTAACGTGGCGGTGGCGGACAGCTTCCCTGAAGTGCTGTCGGAGTTCACTGACTTTACACAGGACAAAGAATACAATGACAACCTGACTTTTTACTTGGTCTTGGCTTTGGCTGTAGTTTCCTTTCTGTTCATCACGTGCCTGGTGGTTATTATATCAGTGAAAATCTACAGGTGGAGGCAGTCTCGCATCCTGTATCAATCCAACCTGCCTGTGATTCCATATTATCCCCCACGTTACTCAGATACTTTGGGGACAGGGACTCTCCCACACGTGTACAATTACGAGGTGTGCAGGACGACTGACTCCAGAAAGAGTGACTGTAAGTTCGGCAGAGCCGGTAGTCAGAACGTCCTGATAATGGATCCCAGTTCAACAGGGACGATGCAGCGGATACAGAGTGAGAACAGCATCCTGGATGAACCAGACTCTCCTCTAGAG